The genomic DNA CGTGTATGGGATGCCAATTGCGTTCGCTCTCGCCTACGGTAATATCCCCGTTCTTTCTGACATCGCTATGGGGTTCTCAAAACGATTTGTGCCTCTTGCAGTCCTTCCGCTTCCAGCAGCAGTCGTATTCAAAGGATACGATCTGCTCTACTCAGAGGGGGCACTTACCCCCAACAGCCCATTTCTGAAGTACCTGGTAGCTGCATCACTACCCCTAATTGCTCTCTATCTCACCTGGAAGACGTTCAAGTACGCGACTCCGCTGACTGCCAAGGTCGTCGGAGGAGCGACGAAAGGAGCAGCACTCATCGGCGGTGTCGCAGCGGGTGCATACGTCGGTGGCGCCGGCGTCGCGACGACTGCTGCTCGGTGGGGACCAAAGGCAGCTGCTGGTCACGCTCTCGCTCAGAAGGCAGCAGCACGAGCAGAGAGCGGTACCGAAGAGAATAGCACGCCGTCGTACCGGCGAACCGAGAACGACCCTGGAATTCACTAACAATGTCAATGGATCAAGACGCAGCCGCACGACGCATCATGGACCAGTTCGGCGAAGAGAGTCGCATCCCCTACCTCAATATCGAGGAGGGGGACGTCGGCGTACTCATCGCCTTCCCGATTATCGGCCTGTTCATCGCAGGTCTCACTGGGATTGAATCACTCGCCCTTCCGTTCGTCGTGGGTGGATTCGGGTTTGGCGTTGCTGTCATCTACGTCTCTCCCAACCACCTCAATGCGTGGACCTGGACGAAGAGCATCTATCGGTACGCCAAGCGTCCGCGAGTCACGTTCAGTGCCCCAGAAGAGCCCGACAGTACCACAAACGAGACTGAACGAAACGACGGTGGGCTCGCGAACTACACACCGTTCAAACCGGACGAGCGAACGCAAGACCTCACGAACGTCAAGCGGGCGTGGCCCGGCGCTGGAGCGATTCAACGGGCAGACGGAACGATGGAGGCCTTCATCGAGATCGACCCCGGGAACATGGACTTCGCCATGTCCGATGACTGGGCACAGCTCCAAGAGGCGGGCGAAGAGTTCGCCAACAAGGAACTTGACTCGAAGCTCAAGTTCCATGCGACAACTCGGTCATTCCCAGTGGAACAGATTACAGAGACGATCGAAGAACGACTCAACGACGAGGACGTCACACAGAATCCGATCTTCCGAGAACTCCTCGAGGAGTACCGAGAGACACGACCCAAGGAGATGCGTGATCGAGGAATTCAGCAGGTACGATACTACCTCGGTGTCGAGGTCTCCCCGCTAGAGGTTTACGACCGATTCCGAGACGAAGGGACGCCCGCCGAGAAACTGACGCAGTTCCCCGTCATCGGATTCCTATTCAACCCGTTCGTGACGCGGCGTGAGGACCTGACGGATGTTGAGCGGCGGGCTCAGATGTTCGAGAAACTGGACAGCCGCGTCAACGATGTTCGCGCCGAATTCATCCAACAGGCGTCCGGGTGGTCCGCTCGCCGGCTCAGTACGGTCGAACTGTTCGTCCTGAACATGGACTTCTGGAACGGGCGAGAGCACGACGCCGAGGAGGCAGAGCACGCTGTTCGCGAGCAACCGATCATCGGTCGCTCACGCCGGGAGGATGAGGTCAATGCGTAACGTCATCCTGCAGGCGAGTGGCGGTATCCTCGGCCAACTCACAGAGTGGCTTCTGAACCCGACGTCGCCCGAAGGCGCGGCGATTTTCGCCATACTGGTCGTTACCCTCGGGGCCAGTGGCAAACGTCTCTGGGACCGCCACACCGCCGACAGCGAACCGGAAGTCGACTTTTCGGATGTCCTCGACGAGAAGACGCTCGAAGAGGGTCACGCAGAGGGCCAGCTCCTCGACGACATTTCCGAGTCCCACAAGACAGTGATTTCGCCGGCAGCCATCGAGTGGGAGACACGAGCGGCTCACGTCGGCGAGCAGTGGACAACGACGCTGTACATCGCTGACTACGCCGATTACCCGAATGACGGCTATCTAAGCGACCTCTTCGAGTTGACAGACGTCGAGTTCGACCTCACAGCGCACATCACCCCGAAGAACCAGCAGCGAGCGCGGAACGAGCTGCAAGACATCGCTGATGACCTCCAAGTCGATGCCGACCTCGAACAGAGCGTCCGCAGTGCGTACCTCCAAGAGCGGGCAAACGAAGCTGCTGCGACGTACAAGGCCGTCGAGAGCGGCGCGAACGTCTTCGACCAAGGGATGTTCATCACGGTTCGTGACGACAACAAAGATGACCTCCGAGACTCCGTCCAGAAGGTCAAGAGTGCGCTCCGCGATGACCCGGCGAACCTCACGCCGAAGACTGCAATCTGTCGGCAGGACCTCGCGCTCCAGTCCGCTGCCCCGATTGGAGACAACAAGTTTGGCCGCGAGTCCATCGCCCTCGGTGGTGCCATCGGTGCACTGCTCTCGTCGCCGCACAACGCGACAATCCTCGAAGAGGGTGGTGTCGAGTTCGGTATCCACAAGGACAACCAGAGTCCTGTCGTCATCGACCCGTTCGACCGTGACAACGGGTACGCGATGTTCACCGTCGGCGATACTGGCTCCGGGAAGTCGTTCGGCTCGAAACAGAACTTCATCCGCTCGATCGAACAGAGCAAGGACCGCATCGGTATCATCCTCGAACCGCTCAACAACTGGGCGGGCGTCTCTGAAGCGCTCGATGCGAAACGCATCACCGTCGGTGGGACGCTTGGGCTGAATCCCTTAGAGATTCGCCAGACGCCCGACCACGTCCAGCGGGCGATGGGTGAGGATGCGAGTCCGTTCAACGAGAAACTCGACGACGCGATGAGCTTCCTCACGAACTTCTTCGCACTGCGTGGTATCTCGCTCGGGGATCGTCGGACGACGCTCGAACTCGGACTCAAACGCGCCTACATGCGTAATAGTATCTCCGACGACATCTCGACGCACAGTAACCCAAGCCCGACGATTCGGGAGATGATGGACGTCTTCGAGGATATGATCGACGAACCGGAGGAGTTCGTCGTCCGGTCCGACGAGGAGGCCGGAAAAATCCGCGAGGACGCAACCTGGCTGCTGGACCAACTGCGCCCCTTCGAGGAAGAGGGTCGCCACGCCAATCTTGGGAAGTCCTCCGAGTTCGACATTCGCGACGAGAAGGTCATCTACCTCGACCTTGCGCAGCAGGAAGGCAGTGTCGACAGCAGTACGGCGCTGACGATGCAGTTACTCATCTCGCTGGTGTACGAGCGAGCGAAGGAGACGGACAAGGAAGTCGTGTTTGTCATCGACGAGGCGCGCTATATCATGCAGGACGCCGCGAGTCTGGCGTTCCTTGAAACGGTGTTCCGTCACCACCGTCACCACGACCTCTCGATTCGCCTCGTCACCCAGACGGTCGATGAGTTCTTCGAGCACGCCGAATCAGAGGCAATCCTCGATCAGTGTGCAGTCAAGCAGTTCCATCGCCTGGATGGGATGGACGAAGAGTGGGCCGAGGAGTTCGGTCTGAATTATGCACAGATGCGCTACGTACAGGATGCGGTGCCCGGCAACGAGGACGCCGGGTTCTCTGAGGCGCTCGTCGGTGTCGACGGCGAGTGGCGTGGGATCAAGGTGCAGGCAATGTCCAAGGAAAAGCAAGTCATCGATTTCGATCCAGCCGAACAGACACGAGAAACACTTCCTGGTGCTGACGAGGAGGCCGCCACTACTGACGTGCAGCAGTTCCGTGAGGAGCTCGAACAGCAGGCCACGAACGGAGAGTCACAGTCGGTCACTGCGAAACCTGATGGTGGATCGGTGGAGGTGGACGAGGATGCGTGAGTATCTCCGCGTCACGCCGACGTCCGAACAGCTCGATTCTGCGGGAATCTCGCGTGTTCTCGCTAGTCTTCACAAGCTCACGAATACTGGATCGGAAAGCCTCACAGAGAAGCTGAACCCGTTCCACAGTGAAACACCGCCCCGGTTCGAGTTTCTTGCCCTAAGCGATGGACCGGACGAGCCAGTCGAGTTCTACTACGGCGTCGGCGAGAACCTCGACACTTTCGAGAAGCGTCTCCGTTCGATCTATCCCGAGACGTTCGATATCGAACGCGTTGACGTCGACGTCGCCTCACGGCTCATCCAGCCAGTCGAGTTCACACGATCGGAGTTCATCGACCACTACGAAGCAGGGCAACTACAGTACGAATTTGGTCCCGAGGAGCAGCACGCTCTCGACGGCGAGGGCCAGACAGAAACGTCGGAAACGTCCCCCCTCTCTACTGGCGATGCAACGGCCCAGAGAGCTACAAATCATCTCATCGAGATAGGGAACACCGCACTCGAACTCGCACCACCGAGTGCAGTTCCCGAAGACGGGCCACTGACGACACTCGAAAAACCAACCGAGACGACGGAGGGAACGATACTGGCTCGACCAACTATCGACGCCGTCTCGCCAGTTGGCGTGCGCTGGTCCGGTTCAGCCACCCGGAAGAAGGACTGGATGACGTCGCTGACGCCCTTCGCATCCAGTGATGACGACGACGCAGTAACTGCTGTCGACCAGCCCGGCTCGGCGCTGGCCTCACTCGTCGACTATCTGATGGAGACAGCGTCGCCTGTGGCGTTCCAAGTTGTGTTCGAACGGCGGGCACCCTGGCAG from Halogeometricum sp. S3BR5-2 includes the following:
- a CDS encoding VirB4 family type IV secretion system protein — translated: MRNVILQASGGILGQLTEWLLNPTSPEGAAIFAILVVTLGASGKRLWDRHTADSEPEVDFSDVLDEKTLEEGHAEGQLLDDISESHKTVISPAAIEWETRAAHVGEQWTTTLYIADYADYPNDGYLSDLFELTDVEFDLTAHITPKNQQRARNELQDIADDLQVDADLEQSVRSAYLQERANEAAATYKAVESGANVFDQGMFITVRDDNKDDLRDSVQKVKSALRDDPANLTPKTAICRQDLALQSAAPIGDNKFGRESIALGGAIGALLSSPHNATILEEGGVEFGIHKDNQSPVVIDPFDRDNGYAMFTVGDTGSGKSFGSKQNFIRSIEQSKDRIGIILEPLNNWAGVSEALDAKRITVGGTLGLNPLEIRQTPDHVQRAMGEDASPFNEKLDDAMSFLTNFFALRGISLGDRRTTLELGLKRAYMRNSISDDISTHSNPSPTIREMMDVFEDMIDEPEEFVVRSDEEAGKIREDATWLLDQLRPFEEEGRHANLGKSSEFDIRDEKVIYLDLAQQEGSVDSSTALTMQLLISLVYERAKETDKEVVFVIDEARYIMQDAASLAFLETVFRHHRHHDLSIRLVTQTVDEFFEHAESEAILDQCAVKQFHRLDGMDEEWAEEFGLNYAQMRYVQDAVPGNEDAGFSEALVGVDGEWRGIKVQAMSKEKQVIDFDPAEQTRETLPGADEEAATTDVQQFREELEQQATNGESQSVTAKPDGGSVEVDEDA